A single Aspergillus chevalieri M1 DNA, chromosome 3, nearly complete sequence DNA region contains:
- the ERG25 gene encoding sterol desaturase family protein (COG:I;~EggNog:ENOG410PGFD;~InterPro:IPR006694;~PFAM:PF04116;~go_function: GO:0005506 - iron ion binding [Evidence IEA];~go_function: GO:0016491 - oxidoreductase activity [Evidence IEA];~go_process: GO:0008610 - lipid biosynthetic process [Evidence IEA];~go_process: GO:0055114 - oxidation-reduction process [Evidence IEA]), translated as MNSTLLAAPPDTYWGHFEEISKYNTHLNLIEKLWTTWYAWMQNDVLATGIMSFLMHEIVYFGRSLPWIFIDSLGLLKNYKIQNNKIPSLQEQWNCAKFVLLSHFTVELPQIWLFHPMAQFFGLSTSVPFPSVWTMAYQIAIFFVLEDTWHYFSHRALHWGPLYKAIHKIHHQYSAPFGMAAEYASPIEVMILGFGTVGCPILWCAVTGDLHIFTMYVWIVLRLFQAIDAHSGYEFPWSLHHFLPFWAGADHHDLHHEKFIGNYSSSFRWWDYLLDTEYSPEALKRRRENKAIGTTKKAE; from the exons AT GAATTCGACGCTACTTGCAGCTCCCCCTGACACTTATTGGGGCCACTTCGAGGAGATATCGAAGTACAACACTCACCTGAATCTGATCGAGAAGCTATGGACAACGTGGTATGCGTGGATGCAGAATGATGTGCTCGCTACAGGCATCATGTCTTTCTTGATGCATGAAATTGTTTATTTTGGGCGCTCTTTGCCTTGGATCTTTATCGACAGTTTGGGGTTGCTCAAAAACTACAAAATTCAGAAT AACAAAATACCCTCGTTGCAGGAGCAATGGAACTGCGCCAAGTTCGTGCTTCTTAGCCATTTTACTGTTGAATTGCCTCAAATTTG GCTGTTCCACCCAATGGCTCAATTCTTTGGACTTTCCACCTCGGTTCCTTTCCCTTCTGTGTGGACCATGGCCTATCAAATTGCAATTTTCTTTGTTTTGGAGGACACGTGGCACTATTTCTCTCACCGCGCCCTTCACTGGGGCCCCTTATACAAGGCCATTCACAAGATTCACCATCAGTACTCTGCACCTTTCGGCATGGCAGCCGAGTATGCGTCCCCAATTGAGGTTATGATTCTTGGGTTTGGCACTGTCGGTTGTCCAATCCTCTGGTGTGCGGTGACTGGAGATCTGCACATCTTCACTATGTACGTTTGGATCGTGTTGCGCCTGTTTCAGGCCATCGATGCGCACAGCGGTTACGAATTCCCTTGGAGTCTTCACCATTTCCTCCCATTCTGGGCTGGCGCTGACCACCACGACCTCCACCACGAGAAATTCATTGGCAACTATTCCAGCAGCTTCCGGTGGTGGGACTACTTGCTTGACACTGAATATTCCCCCGAGGCCCTCAAGCGGCGAAGGGAAAACAAGGCTATCGGGACAACGAAAAAGGCGGAATGA
- the NCA2 gene encoding NCA2 family protein (BUSCO:EOG09260VCG;~COG:S;~EggNog:ENOG410PGGZ;~InterPro:IPR013946;~PFAM:PF08637;~TransMembrane:2 (o377-396i545-566o)), producing the protein MTKPHHNKKKRKKEKITVLSASRMIIIKENTCRLDTQLDRFQQQVIEKIRDDVAMDSIGSVDQFQYRSQQLVALQSAVQSLSITSTAHNLLKPDKLVTLISNVSRRLPKQHGGQLDEYTANELDLFWLVTAKAAIQTLGLLLNSFVEQTRVFNDEILYWDEILDSSWSTWLHLVQTSPLRIWHGVRGLYSYTANRATQDRHYHSMSARWAHFYDLLRQSVRLHRTYSMRNIISSHLATCRSDVRRKQKSLKTMRDLLASSIGLLMEECLSFNLGNDHKISGNQWRDTVLRSVILMETILCNTTEEIGVVDFEHKVFTMTNAEEHFVMEQLNEGLISEHPGILIDRLVHILQDLLPKYQLSSKVVARKYGHPSRLMRYWLPFSLLLFSASTSLKILANKRTEIIRWILEIGSTAVDFWSNWVVEPIQRLIGTIRHDKASEIAILSKNSLEADRASLERMVVDFVQDHQTLTKGDPAATDKLTITNSVREGDLTPVLKAYERDLRSPFVGTVRGDLIRALLIQIQKTKVDVEIAMSGIDSLLKSQELVFGFVGITPGILVSYSVFQWICGLFGSRKGLRRNEEHHQLRHALRNVDRTLAGSSLTTNGILNFKDHGLLICDAEYLLQRARTVLKGADLRKFNEDVSDLIDIQRGADRQLQVVRRIGYTYSRWFQ; encoded by the exons ATGACCAAACCTCACCacaacaagaaaaagagaaagaaagagaaaatcaCTGTTCTTTCAGCATCGAGGATGATCATTATCAAAGA AAATACTTGTCGACTGGACACCCAGCTTGACAGGTTCCAGCAGCAAGTCATTGAAAAGATACGTGACGATGTAGCGATGGACTCCATAGGATCTGTTGACCAATTTCAATATCGGTCGCAGCAATTAGTCGCTTTACAAAGTGCTGTTCAATCACTTTCCATAACGTCTACGGCTCACAATTTGCTCAAACCTGACAAACTTGTGACTCTGATTTCTAACGTCTCTCGCCGACTTCCCAAACAGCATGGAGGCCAACTTGATGAATATACCGCAAATGAATTGGATCTTTTTTGGCTAGTCACAGCGAAGGCTGCCATACAAACACTGGGGTTATTACTGAACAGCTTTGTGGAGCAAACGCGTGTTTTCAACGACGAAATTCTCTACTGGGATGAGATCCTGGATTCTTCCTGGTCCACTTGGTTACATTTAGTGCAGACATCGCCTTTGCGAATATGGCATGGTGTAAGAGGCTTGTATTCCTATACAGCAAACAGAGCAACCCAGGACCGACACTATCATTCGATGTCAGCTAGATGGGCACATTTCTATGACTTGCTTAGACAGTCTGTCCGTCTACACCGTACGTACTCCATGCGAAACATAATTTCATCACATCTTGCGACGTGCAGGTCGGACGTTCGACGAAAACAAAAATCCTTGAAAACGATGAGGGATCTGCTTGCCAGCAGCATCGGCCTCCTCATGGAAGAATGTTTATCATTCAACCTTGGAAACGACCACAAAATTTCTGGAAACCAGTGGCGGGACACGGTACTTAGAAGCGTCATTCTAATGGAGACCATTCTATGCAATACAACGGAAGAAATTGGTGTCGTCGATTTCGAACACAAGGTTTTTACGATGACCAATGCAGAAGAACACTTCGTTATGGAACAGCTTAACGAGGGTTTGATCTCTGAACACCCTGGGATACTCATTGATCGGCTTGTCCATATTCTTCAGGACCTTTTACCAAAGTATCAATTATCTTCAAAGGTAGTTGCTCGGAAATATGGCCATCCGTCACGCCTTATGCGCTATTGGTTGCCATTCTCTTTATTGCTCTTTTCAGCAAGTACTTCTTTGAAAATCTTAGCGAACAAGCGTACCGAGATCATCCGGTGGATTCTAGAAATTGGATCAACAGCGGTCGATTTCTGGAGTAACTGGGTGGTTGAACCAATCCAACGGCTTATTGGAACAATCAGACATGACAAAGCAAGCGAGATTGCGATCCTGAGCAAAAACAGCTTGGAGGCAGACCGGGCAAGTTTGGAGAGGATGGTGGTTGATTTCGTTCAGGACCATCAAACGCTGACCAAAGGAGATCCTGCAGCAACAGATAAACTTACTATAACAAACAGCGTCAGAGAAGGTGATCTGACGCCGGTATTGAAAGCATACGAACGAGATCTGCGTAGTCCTTTCGTTGGGACTGTACGAGGCGATTTGATACGCGCTCTTTTGATCCAAATCCAAAAGACCAAGGTCGATGTGGAGATAGCAATGAGCGGCATCGATTCTCTTCTGAAGAGTCAAGAACTTGTTTTCGG CTTCGTTGGCATCACCCCAGGAATATTGGTTTCATATTCTGTTTTCCAATGGATTTGCGGCCTTTTTGGTAGCAGAAAGGGTCTGCGAAGAAACGAGGAGCATCACCAGTTGAGACATGCTTTACG GAACGTTGACCGGACTTTGGCAGGATCATCACTTACCACAAATGGCATTCTCAATTTCAAAGATCATGGGCTCTTGATATGCGACGCAGAATATCTGCTTCAAAGGGCGAGGACTGTCCTGAAAGGAGCTGACCTTCGGAAGTTCAATGAGGATGTCAGCGACCTTATCGACATCCAACGTGGTGCTGACAGGCAACTGCAGGTCGTCAGGCGGATAGGGTACACGTACTCTAGGTGGTTCCAGTGA
- the srgA gene encoding Rab family GTPase srgA (COG:U;~EggNog:ENOG410PFGW;~InterPro:IPR005225,IPR001806,IPR027417;~PFAM:PF00025,PF08477,PF00071;~go_function: GO:0003924 - GTPase activity [Evidence IEA];~go_function: GO:0005525 - GTP binding [Evidence IEA]) — MAGTRNYDFLIKLLLIGDSGVGKSCCLLRFSEDSFTPSFITTIGIDFKIRTIELDGKRVKLQIWDTAGQERFRTITTAYYRGAMGILLVYDVTDERSFHNIRTWFSNVEQHASEGVHKILIGNKCDWEEKRAVSTEQGQRLADELGIPFLEVSAKNNINIENAFFSLASDIKKGMDMSKSEQAGSQGVNIDQQGSGLSGSTGGKCC, encoded by the exons ATGGCGGGCACAAGGAATTACGATTTCCTG ATCAAATTGCTGCTGATTGGTGATTCTGGAGTTGGAAAATCTTGCTGTCTTCTGCGATTCAGCGAAGATTCTTTCACTCCATCTTTTATCACCACCATTGGCATCGACTTCAAAATTCGGACAATTGAGTTGGACGGTAAGAGGGTAAAACTCCAGATATGGGATACAGCTGGTCAGGAGCGCTTCAGAACGATCACAACGGCATATTACAGAGGAGCGATGGGTATACTTCTTGTTTATGATGTCACTGATGAACGCTCATTTCACA ACATTCGAACTTGGTTCTCTAATGTTGAGCAACATGCAAGTGAAGGCGTGCACAAAATACTCATTGGAAACAAATGTGACTGGGAGGAGAAACGAGCCGTCTCAACTGAACAGGGTCAGCGACTTGCTGATGAGCTCGGCATCCCATTCCTCGAAGTTTCCGCTAAaaacaacatcaacatcgaaAATGCGTTCTTCAGCCTTGCCTCTGACATCAAGAAGGGCATGGACATGTCCAAGTCAGAGCAAGCCGGATCGCAGGGTGTCAATATAGACCAACAAGGTTCCGGTTTGAGTGGCAGTACTGGGGGGAAATGTTGTTAG
- the AFG2 gene encoding putative AAA family ATPase (COG:O;~EggNog:ENOG410PFJF;~InterPro:IPR041569,IPR003959,IPR027417,IPR003593, IPR003960;~PFAM:PF00004,PF17862;~go_function: GO:0005524 - ATP binding [Evidence IEA];~go_function: GO:0016887 - ATPase activity [Evidence IEA]) encodes MSETRLFTVRPLSKQPRSDFKDAFRVNLSSSSLAALKLRAGDVCNLKPAEGPPKTAIAWTATENIQNTVVQTSRALQDCYRIKIGEKVSIYKADSDLEPIESLSLQDCSDSDRLSKYGQLSHADNPHWIWCLELPLSRCELLAVGLVFELELKGQRRSFKAADIRPQDRSSASTLFRFTENTKVRIGEGFSATVANAVSDLQVQPSGLGGMSRQIDLINQSLADFNSNEWRAAMPPFYEHSRGILLYGPKGTGKTGLLRQVQAAGWRKTFTIGSSTFGRNAGDSEAKIRNVFQEAIRCQPSAVIIDQLEYVAPKRTSFDSQSLSSVLCECLDIVKGSLVLVAAATRHPNDVDDALRTPHRLATEIELQVPTSQDRAEILRAIRGNSTTALSNELIEMIAERTHGYVGADLFALLQLICRKARQRQLPQKQGPPRVLDQDRVDESEGQDVKEVIVPLEIQEPDVISALQETRPTAMREVFLETPKVRWSDIGGQHDIKKRLQKAVQRPLKFPERMERLNVNSKKGILLYGPPGCSKTLTVKALATEAGLNFLAVKGAEVLSMYVGESERALREIFRKARSARPSIIFFDEIDAIASKRSSTSQGGVNVLTTLLNEMDGIEELRNVLVVAATNKPDVIDPALMRPGRLDNILYIGLPDFEARKEILNIWVSKSAVHPEVDLVDLASKTEGYSGAEIISVCETAGDAALDEEEETGQEQNVRWRHFEHALEQVPRQITSEVIEEYEQWRDAREL; translated from the exons ATGTCAGAGACTCGCCTTTTTACCGTTCGACCACTTTCAAAACAACCGAGGAGTGATTTCAAAGATGCCTTTCGTGTCAATCTATCGTCTTCATCATTAGCTGCTCTCAAACTTCGGGCTGGAGATGTTTGTAACCTGAAACCGGCTGAAGGACCCCCGAAAACCGCCATAGCTTGGACCGCCACAGAGAACATACAAAATACCGTCGTGCAAACCTCGAGAGCTTTACAAGACTGCTACAGGATCAAAATTGGAGAGAAAGTTTCAATCTACAAGGCGGATAGCGATCTAGAGCCAATTGAATCTCTCTCTTTACAGGATTGCTCTGATTCTGACAGGCTTTCCAAATATGGTCAGCTTTCTCATGCCGATAACCCTCATTGGATTTGGTGCCTAGAGCTTCCCCTATCAAGATGTGAACTTCTCGCTGTTGGTTTAGTCTTTGAGTTAGAACTTAAAGGCCAGCGTAGGAGTTTCAAAGCGGCAGATATAAGACCTCAGGACCGAAGTTCTGCTAGTACTTTATTTCGGTTTACTGAAAACACCAAAGTCAGAATCGGTGAGGGATTCAGTGCAACTGTAGCCAATGCAGTTTCTGATCTCCAAGTGCAGCCGTCGGGCTTAGGTGGGATGTCCCGTCAAATTGACTTGATCAATCAAAGCCTAGCGGATTTTAATTCGAATGAATGGCGGGCTGCGATGCCGCCTTTTTACGAACATAGCCGGGGCATTCTTCTTTACGGTCCCAAAGGAACAGGTAAAACTGGACTCTTGCGCCAGGTACAGGCAGCAGGCTGGAGAAAAACGTTCACCATTGGTTCTTCTACTTTTGGCAGGAATGCAGGCGACAGTGAAGCCAAGATTCGCAATGTGTTTCAGGAAGCAATTCGCTGCCAGCCAAGTGCTGTGATAATCGATCAGTTGGAATATGTTGCACCAAAGCGAACATCCTTTGATTCTCAGTCCCTGTCATCTGTGCTTTGTGAATGTTTGGATATTGTCAAAGGAtctctggtcctggttgcaGCAGCTACTCGCCATCCGAATGATGTCGATGATGCGCTGAGGACACCCCATCGACTAGCGACCGAGATTGAGCTTCAAGTCCCTACGTCTCAGGATCGCGCAGAAATTCTACGCGCTATTCGTGGGAATTCCACCACCGCGCTGAGCAACGAACTCATTGAAATGATCGCGGAGAGGACGCACGGCTATGTAGGTGCTGACCTCTTTGCTCTACTGCAACTCATCTGCCGTAAAGCACGACAGCGTCAATTGCCCCAGAAACAGGGACCACCTAGGGTTCTCGACCAAGATCGTGTGGACGAAAGTGAAGGACAGGATGTCAAGGAAGTCATTGTGCCTTTAGAGATCCAGGAGCCCGATGTTATTTCCGCATTACAAGAGACTCGCCCTACTGCCATGCGAGAAGTCTTCTTAGAGACGCCGAAAGTGCGATGGTCAGATATCGGTGGGCAGCACGACATCAAGAAGCGTCTCCAGAAAGCCGTTCAAAGACCACTCAAG TTTCCTGAACGAATGGAAAGACTTAATGTCAATAGCAAGAAAGGAATCCTTCTCTACGGCCCTCCCGGTTGCTCTAAAACACTCACCGTGAAAGCACTGGCTACAGAAGCAGGATTGAACTTTTTGGCGGTAAAAGGAGCCGAGGTTCTAAGCATGTACGTGGGAGAATCTGAACGAGCCTTGCGAGAAATATTTCGGAAAGCTCGGTCCGCTCGGCCTAGTATTATTTTCTTTGATGAGATCGATGCGATCGCATCTAAGCGCAGCAGTACGTCGCAGGGGGGCGTCAATGTGCTCACAACGCTACTGAATGAGATGGATGGAATTGAGGAATTGAGGAATGTCCTAGTGGTTGCTGCGACGAATAAACCTGATGTTATCGATCCGGCTTTAATGCGCCCTGGCCGCTTGGACAATATACTCTACATTGGTTTGCCGGATTTTGAAGCACGAAAAGAGATTTTGAACATCTGGGTCAGCAAGTCGGCAGTCCATCCGGAGGTGGATCTAGTGGATCTGGCATCCAAAACTGAGGGCTATTCGGGAGCTGAGATCATCAGTGTCTGTGAGACAGCTGGAGATGCAGCattggatgaagaagaggagacggGCCAAGAACAAAATGTCAGATGGCGACACTTCGAGCATGCTCTTGAACAGGTTCCAAGGCAAATCACGAGCGAGGTTATCGAAGAGTATGAGCAATGGAGGGATGCTCGTGAACTCTGA